A genomic region of Nostoc sp. UHCC 0702 contains the following coding sequences:
- the malQ gene encoding 4-alpha-glucanotransferase has protein sequence MPFPRTSGILLHPTSFPSRFGIGDLGFEAYQFVDFLVDSGQQLWQILPLGPTGDSNSPYASYSAMAGNPLLLSPELLVEKGLLTQEDLLDLPEYSTVAVDFDRVIQTKMPLLQKAFKNFKAYASSIQCKEFEQFCQTRAYWLDDYALFMALKYVHGDAKWNTWEPNLVKRQPDTIQQWQQRLSHEISYYKYLQFEFFCQWSKLKRYANQRGIQIIGDIAIYVAYDSADVWSHPQIFCLDEQTGEPALMAGTPPDYFSTTGQLWGNPVYDWVQLQKEDFHWWVQRFQTILDYVDLIRIDHFRGFQAYWAVKQGETTAINGEWIQAPGEIFFQVLNQKLGKLPIIAEDLGEITPDVEALRDQFEFPGMKILQFAFDSEPDNPFLPFNYPRNCVVYTGTHDNDTTVGWFNQLPDQDSKAVFHYLGCTNPADIHWDLIRLAYSSVANQAIIPLQDILGLNTSARMNLPGQSLGNWGWRYESAALTKQLRDRLKTMTQTYGRVLTESS, from the coding sequence ATGCCTTTTCCCAGAACTAGCGGTATTTTACTACACCCAACTTCTTTTCCCAGTCGGTTTGGTATTGGTGACTTGGGGTTTGAAGCTTATCAGTTTGTTGACTTTCTGGTAGACAGTGGACAGCAGCTTTGGCAAATATTGCCATTAGGGCCTACGGGAGATAGTAATTCTCCCTATGCATCTTATTCAGCGATGGCAGGAAATCCATTGCTGCTTAGTCCTGAACTATTGGTAGAAAAGGGTTTGCTAACTCAAGAAGACCTTTTGGATCTGCCAGAATATAGCACTGTAGCAGTAGATTTTGATCGGGTCATTCAAACGAAGATGCCTTTGCTGCAAAAAGCTTTTAAGAACTTTAAAGCTTATGCTTCATCTATTCAGTGCAAGGAATTTGAACAGTTTTGTCAAACTAGGGCTTACTGGCTAGATGACTATGCTCTATTTATGGCGCTCAAGTATGTTCATGGCGATGCCAAATGGAATACTTGGGAACCAAATCTAGTCAAACGTCAACCAGATACAATTCAGCAATGGCAACAACGATTAAGCCATGAAATTTCTTACTACAAATATCTTCAGTTTGAGTTTTTCTGTCAATGGTCAAAGTTAAAGCGTTATGCCAATCAACGTGGCATTCAAATTATCGGAGATATTGCAATTTATGTGGCTTACGATAGTGCTGACGTTTGGTCTCATCCGCAAATCTTTTGTCTTGATGAACAAACAGGTGAACCTGCATTGATGGCAGGAACACCACCAGACTATTTCAGTACCACTGGTCAATTATGGGGTAATCCAGTATATGATTGGGTACAATTACAGAAAGAGGACTTTCATTGGTGGGTACAGCGCTTCCAAACCATCCTTGATTATGTAGACTTGATTCGGATTGACCATTTTCGAGGCTTCCAAGCATACTGGGCAGTCAAGCAGGGCGAAACAACAGCTATCAATGGTGAGTGGATTCAAGCTCCTGGGGAAATTTTCTTTCAAGTACTCAACCAAAAGTTAGGCAAGCTGCCAATCATAGCCGAGGATTTGGGAGAAATTACACCAGATGTAGAAGCTTTGCGTGACCAGTTTGAATTTCCTGGGATGAAAATTTTGCAATTCGCTTTTGATTCAGAGCCTGATAATCCCTTTTTACCGTTCAATTATCCCCGCAACTGTGTAGTTTATACTGGCACTCACGACAATGACACAACAGTAGGCTGGTTTAATCAACTACCAGACCAAGATTCAAAAGCAGTTTTTCACTATTTAGGTTGTACTAATCCTGCTGATATCCACTGGGATTTAATTCGGTTAGCATATAGTTCTGTAGCTAATCAAGCGATTATTCCTCTACAAGATATTTTGGGATTGAATACTTCTGCGCGGATGAATTTACCTGGTCAAAGTTTAGGTAATTGGGGGTGGCGTTATGAATCTGCGGCTTTAACAAAACAGCTGCGCGATCGCCTGAAAACCATGACTCAAACTTATGGACGAGTTCTGACGGAAAGCAGCTGA
- a CDS encoding EthD domain-containing protein, translating to MLATIRKFDYAVRDQKGKVSFYVLLWKRKGISLELFDDYWRDVHGPVCARLPGQHQYWQFHVAANEGGLWPTINGIEYTCPEDDQFNGIAELTFETVAERDLWFKSAAILMDDEHNVFSKAIGYNTSFSNSRTYFDSIPTGDPNGKLGVIKFHVMVKKSDAVSVEDFRRYLTNSFAPAVIESNSVLKFRLHLFEQVDNSRPDAAGVSHYESSEKQYQAAFEIAFANPLEMETFFASKEYAIAVKDQAKYVQRLLPFPERTAYTFVYDGKMTLAGQRSSTVAELIANIGATNQLKEDVVSLMLEQKLISYSNGHSNGYQNNTTSNTVINKRTNYYKDLSADYSRPGLVTAYVAKKLIEDAEKIVAMKERTLPQIGPNYTLEQIEQENKEWWPTHCEALRQGRGDILTGEYRDDLVYFCQDGPYQGLEQQKEREQHWWALIAQPGVTMCWPIVMFHGEVTFFEWKCVDDETNETLAKGNVTWIRRGHRGGCYLKTEQLTFYRDVFAPGELLKLIKTA from the coding sequence ATGTTAGCAACAATTAGAAAATTCGATTATGCAGTCCGCGATCAAAAAGGTAAAGTATCTTTCTACGTTCTCTTGTGGAAACGTAAAGGAATTTCTCTAGAACTTTTTGATGACTATTGGAGAGATGTTCACGGCCCAGTTTGCGCTAGACTACCAGGTCAGCATCAATACTGGCAGTTTCACGTAGCTGCAAATGAAGGTGGTCTATGGCCAACCATTAACGGCATTGAATACACTTGTCCAGAAGATGATCAATTTAATGGCATTGCCGAATTAACCTTTGAGACGGTAGCCGAACGGGATCTCTGGTTTAAATCTGCTGCCATCCTCATGGATGACGAGCATAATGTATTCAGTAAAGCCATCGGTTACAACACTAGTTTTAGTAACTCTCGAACTTACTTTGATAGCATCCCCACAGGAGATCCTAATGGTAAACTAGGTGTAATTAAGTTTCACGTCATGGTGAAAAAATCTGATGCCGTGAGTGTAGAAGATTTTCGCCGATATCTCACAAATAGCTTTGCACCAGCTGTTATCGAAAGTAATTCTGTTCTCAAATTTCGCCTACATTTGTTTGAGCAAGTAGATAACTCTCGACCAGATGCGGCTGGAGTTTCTCATTACGAATCCTCAGAAAAACAGTATCAAGCTGCGTTTGAAATTGCTTTTGCTAATCCTTTGGAAATGGAAACATTCTTTGCTTCCAAAGAATATGCGATCGCTGTTAAAGACCAAGCTAAATATGTGCAGCGGCTTTTACCATTTCCTGAACGAACTGCTTACACTTTTGTTTATGACGGCAAGATGACTCTAGCAGGTCAGCGGAGTTCCACAGTAGCAGAACTGATTGCAAACATTGGCGCAACTAATCAACTAAAGGAGGACGTAGTTAGTCTTATGTTAGAACAAAAACTCATTTCTTACTCAAATGGTCACTCAAATGGTTATCAAAACAATACCACGAGCAACACAGTGATTAATAAACGCACTAACTACTACAAAGATTTATCCGCAGATTATTCTCGACCCGGACTCGTGACTGCTTATGTAGCGAAAAAACTCATAGAGGATGCTGAGAAAATTGTGGCAATGAAAGAAAGGACTTTGCCACAAATTGGGCCTAATTACACTCTAGAACAAATTGAACAAGAAAACAAAGAATGGTGGCCTACCCATTGTGAGGCATTGAGGCAGGGACGAGGCGATATATTAACTGGCGAATATCGAGATGATTTGGTATATTTCTGTCAGGATGGCCCCTATCAAGGCTTGGAACAACAAAAAGAGCGCGAACAGCATTGGTGGGCATTAATTGCTCAACCTGGTGTGACAATGTGCTGGCCAATTGTCATGTTTCATGGTGAAGTTACCTTCTTTGAATGGAAGTGTGTAGATGACGAAACCAACGAAACACTCGCTAAGGGAAATGTTACCTGGATTCGACGTGGACACAGAGGCGGCTGCTATCTTAAAACAGAACAATTGACCTTCTACCGCGATGTTTTTGCTCCCGGTGAACTGCTGAAGTTAATCAAGACTGCCTAA
- a CDS encoding MFS transporter → MDSIEHISHNQNRNPVYLDKNLLIIFSITLMGISGVSSVTPAFPKLAQELNVPPQDIGLLVTVFTFPSILLTPIIGVLADRLGRKKILVPSLMLFGIAGVACAFVRDFNLLLILRFIEGISAASLNSLNVTLIGDLYSGKERTAAIGYNASVSSVGTATYPTIGGAIAVMGWNYPFMLPILAIPIGLLVLFSLKNPEPKSKQNFIEYLKNAWGSVRNKQFFGIFFSTVVTFMLLYGAFITYLPIVMKNSFNASAFSIGIILSSMSATITVTSLQFGRLSRKFSSRSLIRASFVIFAIAIAIIPLIHSFWLLLISTMIFGVGLGIGFPSIQTLLAEMAPKEYLAAIMSINGTFLGLGQTLGPLLMGIAFSIWGINSVFYAAATFSLASLLVFRRCTCM, encoded by the coding sequence ATGGATTCAATTGAACATATTAGTCACAATCAGAACCGTAACCCAGTCTATCTTGATAAAAACCTTCTGATTATTTTCAGTATTACTTTGATGGGTATATCAGGAGTTTCCAGTGTGACTCCAGCTTTTCCAAAGCTAGCCCAAGAATTAAATGTACCACCTCAAGATATTGGATTATTGGTGACAGTATTCACCTTTCCTAGTATCTTACTAACCCCTATTATTGGTGTCTTGGCAGACCGATTAGGTAGAAAAAAAATACTTGTTCCTTCACTGATGTTATTTGGAATTGCCGGAGTAGCATGTGCCTTTGTTCGTGATTTTAACCTGTTACTGATATTACGTTTTATTGAGGGCATAAGTGCAGCTTCCTTAAATTCTCTGAACGTGACACTAATTGGCGATCTATATTCAGGTAAAGAACGCACAGCTGCTATAGGTTACAACGCCAGTGTCAGTAGTGTAGGTACAGCAACCTATCCAACAATTGGTGGAGCAATTGCAGTGATGGGATGGAATTATCCCTTTATGCTTCCCATATTGGCTATACCTATAGGACTGCTTGTTTTGTTTTCACTCAAAAATCCTGAACCAAAAAGTAAGCAGAATTTTATTGAATACCTCAAAAATGCATGGGGAAGCGTTAGAAACAAACAATTTTTTGGAATTTTCTTCAGTACGGTTGTAACTTTCATGCTCCTTTATGGAGCCTTTATAACCTATTTGCCAATTGTGATGAAAAATTCCTTTAATGCATCTGCTTTCAGCATTGGCATCATTCTCTCAAGTATGTCTGCCACGATTACAGTCACATCACTACAATTTGGAAGATTAAGCAGAAAGTTCTCAAGCAGAAGTTTGATTAGAGCATCATTTGTGATCTTTGCTATAGCTATAGCAATAATTCCCTTAATTCACAGTTTTTGGTTGCTATTAATTTCGACAATGATTTTTGGTGTAGGCCTTGGCATCGGCTTCCCCAGTATTCAAACTCTCTTGGCAGAGATGGCACCCAAAGAATATCTAGCGGCAATTATGTCGATAAACGGAACCTTTTTAGGATTGGGGCAAACTTTAGGGCCACTCTTAATGGGAATAGCTTTTAGCATCTGGGGAATTAATAGTGTTTTTTATGCGGCTGCAACCTTTTCACTTGCCAGTCTTTTAGTCTTTAGGCGTTGCACATGTATGTAA
- a CDS encoding nuclear transport factor 2 family protein: protein MSNGISISVSNGKAEPAIANLNQPTLERLPGTTTDLVKRLFSRGEAFDTEGFISFFTDTPIYQFGNFEVCLDKAAIKKSGENFFSQISAVYHDIKIIREIKDVVFVEMDVIYWRKDRSVVKLPCSDIFRVEGDKFSELRIFMDVNPVFDPTIFVPPTASVFTISQGKKLASSDIMRKHFAEHPEGKKRVEAGFIPKWAIDGPKWSIGNEELNLSKQLQAVVQLSEAVINEDWEQVKHFLTDDIFYKVGSSEHVYGKQAVINFLSTMFATTAKFIGHEVRKVWQEPGIVVVEMDAKYITVQDKRHLTIACCDVYRLRDNQVSEWRVYADILPFYQTSSLEQETQTHGNGNGNKYISSVGLK from the coding sequence ATGTCGAATGGAATATCTATTTCTGTTTCAAATGGCAAAGCAGAACCTGCGATCGCAAATTTGAACCAACCTACTTTAGAAAGACTTCCAGGTACAACAACAGACTTAGTAAAACGCTTGTTCTCAAGAGGCGAAGCGTTTGATACCGAAGGTTTTATTAGTTTTTTTACTGACACACCAATATATCAGTTCGGCAACTTTGAGGTGTGTTTAGATAAAGCTGCAATTAAAAAATCTGGAGAAAATTTCTTCAGTCAGATTTCTGCTGTATACCACGATATCAAAATTATCCGGGAAATCAAAGATGTGGTATTTGTAGAAATGGACGTGATTTATTGGCGCAAGGATAGGTCTGTAGTTAAATTACCTTGCTCTGATATATTCCGCGTGGAGGGCGATAAATTCTCAGAATTGCGGATTTTTATGGATGTAAATCCTGTATTTGACCCAACAATTTTTGTCCCTCCCACAGCTTCGGTATTTACTATCAGCCAAGGCAAAAAACTTGCTTCATCAGACATCATGAGGAAGCACTTCGCAGAACATCCTGAAGGCAAAAAAAGGGTCGAAGCTGGATTTATTCCTAAATGGGCAATAGATGGGCCAAAATGGTCGATAGGTAATGAAGAACTCAATTTATCAAAACAGTTACAAGCTGTTGTGCAGTTGTCAGAGGCTGTAATTAATGAAGATTGGGAACAAGTTAAGCATTTTCTGACTGATGATATCTTTTACAAGGTTGGTTCATCTGAACATGTTTACGGGAAGCAAGCTGTTATAAATTTTTTATCTACGATGTTTGCTACTACCGCTAAATTTATAGGTCATGAAGTCAGAAAAGTTTGGCAGGAACCAGGCATTGTTGTTGTAGAAATGGATGCCAAATACATCACTGTGCAAGATAAAAGACATTTAACTATAGCCTGTTGTGATGTTTACCGCTTAAGAGACAACCAAGTGAGTGAATGGCGGGTTTATGCAGATATTTTGCCATTTTATCAAACTAGCTCCTTAGAACAAGAAACTCAAACACATGGCAATGGCAATGGAAATAAATATATTTCTAGTGTTGGGTTGAAATAG
- a CDS encoding catalase gives MNNEKEVLTTDAGIPVSDNQNSLTAGAHGPLLMQDFYLNEKMAHFNRERIPERVVHAKGSGAYGTFTVTNDITQYTKAKLFSEIGKQTEVIARFSTVAGERGAADAERDVRGFSVKFYTEEGNWDLVGNNTPVFFVRDPLKFSDFIRTQKRDPKTNLRNPTAMWDFWSLSPESLHQVTILFSDRGLPTSHRYMNGYGSHTFSFINAANQRFWVKFHFKTVQGIHNLTNEEAAKIISEDRESAQRDLFYAIERGEYPKWRFYVQIMPEADTDKTSYNPFDLTKVWPHKEYPLIEVGILELNRNPENYFAELEQAAFSPSNVPPGISFSPDKMLQARIMSYPDAHRYRLGVNYESLPVNSPHATKAQTYHRDGLMRFDDNGGGSVNYQPNSFDGPVEDPHLKEPPLKISGDADRYDHRAGNEDYTQAGNLFRLLPEEEKQRLFQNIAAAMQGVPHFIIERQLAHFAKADLAYKEGVAKALGLLTEIKI, from the coding sequence ATGAATAACGAAAAAGAAGTCCTGACAACAGATGCTGGCATTCCAGTTAGTGATAACCAAAACTCGTTGACTGCTGGCGCACATGGGCCGTTGTTAATGCAAGACTTTTATTTGAATGAAAAGATGGCGCACTTTAATCGAGAGCGCATCCCAGAAAGAGTTGTACACGCCAAAGGTTCTGGTGCTTATGGGACTTTCACCGTCACCAATGATATTACCCAGTACACCAAGGCGAAATTATTCTCAGAAATTGGTAAGCAAACAGAAGTCATTGCCAGATTTTCAACGGTTGCTGGTGAACGCGGTGCAGCGGATGCAGAGCGAGATGTGCGTGGATTTTCTGTCAAATTCTATACTGAAGAGGGCAACTGGGATTTAGTCGGAAATAACACCCCAGTGTTCTTTGTTCGTGATCCGCTCAAATTCAGTGATTTCATCCGCACGCAAAAGCGCGACCCAAAAACTAACCTGCGTAACCCAACAGCTATGTGGGATTTTTGGTCGCTATCACCAGAGAGCTTGCATCAGGTTACAATTCTGTTTAGCGATCGCGGATTGCCCACAAGCCATCGCTACATGAACGGCTACGGCAGCCATACCTTCAGTTTCATCAATGCAGCAAATCAACGATTCTGGGTCAAGTTCCACTTTAAAACTGTGCAAGGCATCCACAACCTAACTAATGAAGAGGCAGCAAAAATCATCAGTGAGGATCGCGAAAGCGCACAGCGCGACTTATTCTATGCAATTGAGCGGGGTGAATATCCCAAATGGCGTTTCTATGTGCAGATTATGCCTGAGGCAGATACAGATAAAACCTCCTATAATCCTTTCGATTTAACTAAAGTCTGGCCACATAAAGAGTACCCATTGATTGAGGTTGGTATCCTCGAACTCAACCGCAATCCAGAAAACTATTTTGCAGAACTTGAACAAGCAGCTTTCTCACCTTCTAATGTGCCGCCTGGAATTTCATTCAGCCCGGACAAAATGTTGCAAGCGCGTATCATGTCTTACCCAGATGCACATCGTTACCGATTGGGAGTCAACTATGAAAGCTTGCCAGTCAATAGCCCGCACGCAACCAAGGCACAGACCTATCACCGCGATGGCTTGATGCGCTTCGATGATAACGGTGGCGGGTCAGTCAACTATCAACCGAACAGCTTTGATGGGCCAGTCGAAGACCCACATTTAAAAGAACCACCGTTGAAGATTTCCGGTGATGCCGACCGTTACGATCACCGTGCTGGTAACGAAGATTATACCCAAGCAGGTAATCTTTTCCGATTGCTGCCAGAAGAGGAAAAGCAAAGACTTTTTCAAAATATTGCCGCAGCTATGCAAGGCGTACCGCACTTTATCATTGAGCGACAACTGGCACACTTTGCAAAGGCAGATTTAGCCTATAAAGAAGGTGTTGCTAAAGCACTCGGTCTTTTAACTGAAATTAAAATCTAG
- a CDS encoding multicopper oxidase domain-containing protein: MSPYKKKAAVLSRRQFIFAGAGSGAAFLATSLFKANGTRASIPPEITKFTEPLPVPYAASPPSTLTIARSTHSFHTNLGAGPTLGYGGLSILGPTIEVTRGTPVSINVFNNIVGNHPFLQAVDTEFTGTLESDKTSPRVALHLHGSNSEPQSDGYPMDTFTPGQNYLYNFNNNQEAATLWYHDHAMGITGLNVLAGLAGFYFIRDIDDPVGGNGPLGLPAGAPYEIPLVIQDRSFNSDGSVSHPAQPPWLVEYVVDVATVNGKAWPNLNVDRTLYRFRIVNGSSARTYNLKLSSKQPIIQIGTDQGLLNAPVYLSRLLLSPGERADVLIDFSKSQPGDKIVLENDAVSPYPSGRANLFIFSPELPEIMQFTVNTGVAAPKPVPTVLRLHKPLIKPIAVEPVRQRFLTLVEITGPTGPIVLLLNYLYWDEAFKNPELMERPKVDTVEQWNIINLQPVAHPMHLHLVPFQILNRQKINASKYLKAYYATGPRTVISDHAAGGSTVPGGYPPPDPTPFAIGPARPPAPNEAGWKDTVLVNPYEVTRLIVPFGAQAAENLPFGNSFVGTYVWHCHMLGHEDNEMMLPYEIIA; the protein is encoded by the coding sequence ATGTCTCCATATAAAAAAAAAGCAGCTGTATTAAGCAGAAGACAGTTTATCTTTGCAGGTGCAGGCAGTGGAGCAGCATTCCTTGCTACTAGCTTGTTCAAAGCAAATGGAACTCGTGCGAGCATCCCACCGGAGATCACAAAGTTTACCGAACCTCTACCCGTCCCATATGCAGCTTCGCCACCCAGCACTTTGACGATCGCACGGAGTACACACTCGTTCCATACTAATTTAGGCGCAGGCCCCACGTTGGGTTATGGTGGTTTATCTATTCTTGGGCCAACTATCGAAGTTACAAGAGGCACACCTGTAAGCATCAATGTGTTTAACAATATTGTTGGAAACCATCCGTTTTTGCAAGCAGTTGATACGGAGTTTACTGGTACTCTAGAGTCTGACAAAACCAGTCCGCGAGTAGCGTTGCACCTGCATGGTAGCAACAGCGAACCTCAAAGCGACGGATACCCAATGGACACGTTTACGCCAGGGCAGAATTACCTGTACAACTTCAACAACAATCAGGAAGCAGCCACCCTGTGGTATCACGACCATGCGATGGGAATTACAGGTTTGAATGTCTTAGCTGGTCTTGCGGGGTTTTACTTCATCAGGGACATTGACGATCCTGTGGGTGGCAATGGGCCACTGGGTCTGCCAGCTGGAGCGCCCTATGAAATACCGCTGGTCATACAAGACCGTTCTTTCAACAGCGATGGCTCTGTATCTCACCCCGCCCAACCACCCTGGTTAGTCGAGTATGTTGTTGATGTCGCTACTGTCAATGGTAAAGCTTGGCCGAATCTCAATGTAGACCGTACCCTATACCGATTCCGAATTGTTAATGGCTCAAGCGCAAGGACTTACAATCTCAAGCTGTCCTCAAAGCAGCCAATCATTCAAATCGGCACTGACCAAGGTTTACTTAACGCTCCCGTGTATTTGTCCCGTCTGCTGCTTTCTCCTGGCGAACGAGCTGATGTGTTAATCGACTTCTCCAAGAGTCAGCCGGGAGACAAAATTGTCTTAGAAAATGATGCTGTTTCACCATATCCATCTGGTAGAGCTAACTTATTCATATTTAGTCCCGAACTGCCAGAAATTATGCAATTCACAGTGAATACGGGTGTCGCTGCTCCTAAGCCAGTTCCTACTGTACTGCGACTGCATAAACCACTGATAAAACCAATTGCTGTTGAGCCGGTACGGCAACGGTTCTTGACACTGGTAGAGATTACGGGGCCAACTGGGCCAATTGTCTTGCTGCTGAACTATCTCTACTGGGATGAGGCATTCAAAAACCCGGAACTCATGGAACGACCGAAAGTGGACACCGTGGAGCAGTGGAATATTATCAATCTTCAGCCTGTTGCCCACCCAATGCACTTGCATCTAGTCCCGTTCCAGATCCTCAATCGACAAAAGATTAATGCCAGCAAGTATCTTAAAGCATACTATGCCACGGGGCCTCGTACAGTCATCTCAGATCATGCAGCAGGTGGCTCGACAGTGCCAGGTGGCTACCCACCACCTGATCCTACCCCCTTTGCGATCGGCCCAGCCAGACCGCCAGCACCAAACGAGGCCGGATGGAAAGATACAGTACTAGTCAACCCCTATGAGGTCACCCGCCTAATCGTCCCGTTTGGAGCTCAAGCCGCAGAGAACCTACCCTTCGGCAACTCGTTTGTTGGAACCTACGTCTGGCATTGCCATATGCTTGGACATGAGGACAATGAGATGATGTTGCCTTACGAGATAATAGCCTAG